The following are from one region of the Salvia hispanica cultivar TCC Black 2014 chromosome 1, UniMelb_Shisp_WGS_1.0, whole genome shotgun sequence genome:
- the LOC125200614 gene encoding uncharacterized protein LOC125200614, with the protein MSWLARSIANSLNFDDHGDGDDATHPEAKLPDNSGSDDDEVSSPTTPSRGVKEDLSEISKTLTRQFWGVASFLAPPPQAEVKMETDADLPDSEQDPMLKIRGDFAEIGGKFKSGISRLSNNINVSEITKLASNFLQLDDDREKQDGIGSLGDGAAIGVTEEVVAFARDVAMHPETWMDFPLPPDDEDDDDFDLSDAQQEHALAVERLAPRLAALRIELCPGYMTESCFWKIYFVLVHPRLDKNDAVLLSTPQILEARALLTHELKKRNSTNTENLPGKISLKPEETDSSHHEEPLLAPFPEPVSEKASIVNTGTSTAPDTKTVLSSADSTQIQVVDKTVTEEKHDEQGKDQHSGSSSLDVSGDKDEDDADDWLKEETEAGDTVGKTIPIENDDDVSFSDLEDDDADVPISYRKSNGSSDKDSRDWVQLGKSSSKDVDAKHNDKDKESNDWLDVDDIIVS; encoded by the exons ATGTCATGGCTGGCCCGATCCATCGCAAACTCTCTCAACTTCGACGACCACGGTGACGGTGACGATGCTACGCACCCCGAAGCTAAGCTGCCCGATAACTCTGGATCCGATGACGACGAGGTGTCCTCACCTACGACGCCTTCTCGCGGCGTCAAAGAGGATCTCTCGGAGATCAGTAAAACCCTAACCCGCCAGTTTTGGGGCGTAGCTTCATTCCTGGCCCCTCCTCCGCAAGCAGAGGTGAAGATGGAGACCGACGCCGATTTGCCGGATTCGGAGCAGGATCCGATGTTGAAGATCCGAGGTGATTTCGCGGAGATTGGGGGCAAGTTTAAAAGCGGGATTTCGCGGCTGTCTAACAATATCAATGTTTCTGAAATCACTAAATTGGCTTCGAATTTCCTGCAATTGGATGATGACAGAGAGAAGCAGGATGGCATCGGTTCCTTGGGGGATGGAGCTGCTATTGGTGTTACTGAGGAAGTGGTGGCTTTCGCGCGTGACGTCGCTATGCATCCGGAGACTTGGATGGATTTCCCATTACCTccagatgatgaagatgatgacg ATTTTGATTTGTCGGATGCCCAACAAGAACATGCTTTAGCAGTTGAACGACTTGCCCCAAGATTAGCTGCACTAAGGATTGAGCTCTGCCCTGGATACATGACTGAAAGCTGTTTTTGGAAGATTTACTTTGTGCTTGTTCACCCTAGACTGGATAAAAATGATGCTGTACTTCTGTCAACACCACAG ATTCTGGAAGCCAGGGCCCTATTGACACATGAATTGAAGAAGCGAAATTCAACTAATACTGAAAACTTACCTGGGAAAATTTCTTTGAAGCCAGAGGAGACTGATTCTTCTCACCATGAAGAGCCCCTTTTGGCGCCATTCCCTGAACCTGTATCTGAAAAGGCATCTATAGTGAACACTGGGACTTCAACAGCTCCAGATACTAAAACAGTTTTATCCTCAGCTGACAGTACTCAAATCCAAGTTGTTGACAAGACTGTCACTGAAGAAAAGCATGACGAGCAAGGTAAAGATCAGCATTCGGGATCTAGCTCTTTGGATGTTTCCGGAGACAAGGATGAAGATGATGCAGATGACTGGTTAAAGGAAGAAACAGAAGCTGGTGATACTGTGGGAAAGACTATTCCCATTGAGAATGATGACGATGTATCATTTAGTGATCTTGAAGATGACGATGCAGATGTCCCTATAAGTTACAGAAAGTCAAATGGCAGTTCTGATAAAGATTCACGAGATTGGGTTCAGTTGGGAAAAAGCTCGTCTAAGGATGTTGATGCGAAGCACAACGACAAGGACAAGGAATCGAATGACTGGCTCGATGTTGATGACATTATTGTCTCTTGA
- the LOC125203801 gene encoding ACT domain-containing protein ACR1 yields the protein MMDITYTPYIDPDFEFLLERIHPPRVSVDNDIYPDCSLIMVDSANKHGVLLEMVQVLTDLDLLISKSYISSDGGWLMDVFHVTDQQGYKLTDQNLIHQIQEAICKSRLPNKEARPRGVSADHVAFEMTGLDRPGLMSEMSAVLAEMDCHISAAVAWTHKGRAACIIYVEDTSGGKAGRMTDPARAAQVRSHLENVVEAHHHEDERHSVTLASPCPHTERRLHQLMAADRDYDQCCSCCNGNSEWDGINVYGGCRKEQRKGQIGTHVKIQRCKETGYSIVTVRSRDRPKLLFDTVCALTDLNYVVHHAAIGSQGSTAFQEYYVTDKNGTLETDSEKHRVTKCLVAATERRVSHGLRLKICTKNRTGLLSDVTRVLRENGLSITGAEIGTRGENAVGTFYLKDATGEDVSPETVEVVRRELGGRTVFENVSPGTSPEAMPSRTSSGEEERTSFSLRGLIWSQLEWLSGNFKPT from the exons ATGATGGATATCACATACACGCCCTACATTGATCCAGACTTTGAATTTCTTTTAGAAAGAATCCATCCTCCAAG GGTTTCTGTTGACAATGACATCTATCCAGATTGCAGCCTCATCATG GTTGATAGTGCTAATAAGCATGGGGTGCTGCTGGAGATGGTCCAAGTTCTTACAGATCTTGACCTCCTCATTTCCAAATCTTACATCTCCTCCGATGGTGGTTGGTTGATGGATG TCTTCCACGTCACAGATCAACAAGGCTACAAACTCACTGATCAAAACCTTATCCATCAAATCCAAGAG gcCATTTGCAAAAGTAGGCTGCCAAACAAGGAGGCCAGGCCTCGAGGCGTGTCGGCAGACCACGTGGCATTCGAGATGACGGGGCTGGACAGGCCGGGCCTGATGTCAGAGATGTCGGCCGTCCTCGCTGAGATGGACTGCCACATCTCTGCCGCTGTGGCATGGACTCACAAGGGCCGGGCGGCATGCATCATCTATGTCGAGGACACCTCTGGTGGCAAAGCCGGCCGGATGACCGACCCTGCCCGGGCAGCCCAAGTGCGGTCCCACCTTGAGAATGTGGTGGAGGCGCACCACCACGAGGACGAGAGGCATAGTGTGACTCTGGCTTCCCCTTGCCCCCACACGGAGAGGCGCCTCCACCAGCTGATGGCCGCGGACAGAGACTACGACCAATGCTGCTCGTGCTGCAACGGAAACAGCGAATGGGACGGCATCAATGTGTATGGTGGTTGCCGGAAAGAGCAGAGGAAGGGGCAGATTGGGACACATGTGAAGATACAGAGGTGTAAAGAGACCGGCTACTCGATTGTTACCGTGAGGAGCAGAGACCGGCCTAAGCTGCTGTTCGACACGGTCTGTGCTCTCACCGACTTGAACTATGTGGTTCACCATGCTGCCATTGGCTCTCAAGGCTCTACTGCATTTCAG GAATATTACGTAACGGACAAGAACGGGACGTTAGAGACCGATAGCGAGAAGCACCGGGTTACCAAATGTTTGGTTGCTGCCACAGAAAGGAGAGTTTCCCAT GGACTGAGACTAAAAATTTGCACTAAGAACAGGACGGGACTGCTATCGGACGTTACACGTGTTCTCCGGGAGAACGGGCTATCAATAACCGGGGCGGAGATTGGGACTCGTGGCGAAAACGCAGTGGGGACGTTCTACCTGAAAGACGCAACAGGGGAAGATGTGAGTCCGGAAACGGTGGAGGTAGTGAGACGAGAACTAGGAGGGCGGACAGTTTTTGAAAACGTATCCCCGGGGACATCTCCGGAGGCTATGCCCTCTAGAACAAGCAGCGGGGAGGAAGAGAGAACGAGCTTCTCGCTGCGAGGCTTGATCTGGTCGCAGCTGGAGTGGCTCTCCGGCAACTTCAAACCTACCTAA